The nucleotide window ATTTTCTTTTAATATTTCTCATGAGCGGTTTCGTTCCTATCTGGCAATTTAGCCTGGTTAACTCTAGATAGCGAGCAAACTCAAGCACATTTTAGTCTAAAATCACGCCTTCTTAATATTTTTTTAGCAAAATCCCAGTCCCTCAAAATTATACTATCCTCTCTTGAAGAGCTTAAGTAAAATTACTTAACCAAACTTCCAGGAGGGTTAAGAGTTGACTAAGATATAAACAGATAAGTGCCCTAAGATGAACCCGCTAACTGATAACAACAAAATTAAACGTCTATGATAATCATTTTTAGAAACTCCTCCTACCAGTTTTACTTTATTATCTTGCGATAAGGCAGTGAAATGAATCAACATTTCTATGTGATCTTCATCAACATAGTGATCTGATAATAAAGATATGTCAAGCTCAATGAGAGTGAATCTCCATCATTGAAATTAGGTGTAATCAAAGCATGGGAAAGCGATCGCTGAAAGCCTCATCACGAGGAACACAACTAGCCAAGGAAGCCTTTGAAAAAAAAGGATGGACTCAAGAACAACTTGCTGAGGCGGTTGGCCTGTCTAGTCGTCAGTCAGTCTGGAAGTTTTTTACCGGAAGACCGATTGAACGTTATTTATTTAAAGAGATGTGTTTTCAATTAGATCTCAAATGGGAAGACATCGCTGATTTACCCCAAGGAGAACGCCCCGGTTCTGAAGATTCAGGGAGTTTAAATCAGTTGGGGGTTCAAGGTTGGGTCAATTGGTTGCGATCGCAGCTACGGGAACAGATTCTCACTCAATGCAATACGTTACAATCTCCTTTAGTTCAAACTCAACCCCTATTAGAACAAATTTATGTTTTAACCAATATTCTCCCCCAACCGTCTAATCAACGATGGTTGGAAGTGTCTGATTTTCGAACTGTTCAAACCCCTATGGAACGACCGACTTTAGGGAGTTTTGAACAACAGGCTATTTCAGGGATGGAAATTGTCGCTCAACATGAGCGGTTGATGATTTTAGGGAAACCGGGAGCCGGCAAAACAACTTTTTTGCAATACATCGCCCTTCAGTGTATTCAAGGTCAATATAAAGCGGATTTAGTGCCTTTTTTGTTGCCGTTGCGAAGTTGGATGACCGAACTTCCAGAAGAAGAAAATTTTAGTTTATTTAATGTGGTTCTTCGTTTAGGCGCTCGCTATAATCTGACCATCGAAAAAACGATTACTTTATTAGAAGAGGGAAAATTTTTACTCTTACTTGATGGATTAGATGAAGTTTCAGAAGAGGAAACCGAGACCATTTTCCGAGAAATTAATCAGTTTTTAACAACTTATTATAAAAATCCCATTATTATTACTTCTCGGACGGGATTTCAAAAATATTATTTTCAAGGATTTACTTATGTAGAGTTAGCTGAATTTAATGCTAATCAAATCGAAATTTTTGTGCAAAAATGGTTTATTGCTACCGAGAATAATCCAGAAGAAGGACTGCAAAAAGCGCAACAATTTCTGGAGCAATTAGCCTTACCTCATAATCAACCGATTCGAGAATTATGTGTCACCCCAATTTTGCTCAATTTGCTTTGTTCGGTTTTTAGAGAAAAATCAACCTTTCCTAGCAAACGCGCCAAACTTTATCAAGCTGGTTTAGATATTTTATTGCAGCGTTGGGATCAAGCGAGAGGAATTCACCGGGATCAAATTTATCGCCATCTTTCTTTATCTAGTTAATCAGCCCGATTTCAAAAAATATCTAAATCTCTGTTTTAGCTTGGATTTAGAAAATAAATTTTCCTTAACTCCGGCTTTTAAAAAAGCCTTTCAACAGCTAAAAGCAGAACTGCCAGATCTTGAAGAAAATAAACAAGAAATTCTGATTTGGTGGCAAATTCAAGGACAGGATTGGATTAAACATTTTCGCAAACTTCTCTTAGAATACCGTCAAATTGGCTATGATTGGCAATTGAGTCCCCAACAGAAAGAAGCAACACAGCAGTATTATCGAGCTAATGAGTTTTTAATTGAGTGTCTGAATAGTGATTGTCAGGTCAGTCCTGAAATTCGAGAAGACATTGAAGAAAATTTGTTATTACCTCTTCCCCCAAAACTCAATCATGAGAGATAAATTTGCTAGGATTGTCTTTAACAAGTTCTCCATTAAATAAGGGCTAAATTTTTAGGAATTAAGAAATAATAAAAATTCAAAAATGAACCTTATTAATTTGAGAACGCCTAGAGATCAGGATCTCCCCTGATTAATAAATAATTAGATCATTTATGGGGTTAAAAATTTATGAATATTCTTATTGTGGAAGATGAACCAGAAATTGCTCAACTGATTCGAGAAACTCTAGAGAGAGAAAATTTTTCCTGTCAAATTGCTAAAAGTGGGACACAAGCTTTAGAGATTTTCGGACAATTACAGCCGGATCTGATTATTTTAGATTTGATGTTACCGGGTTTAGATGGGTTAGAAGTCTGTACTCGAATTCGTCAAAAACCCGGCGCAAAAGATCCCTATATTTTAATGTTAACTGCCAGAGGAGAAGAAATAGACCGCATTATTGGATTATCCACCGGAGCAGATGATTACCTCGTAAAACCCTTTAGTCCGATTGAATTAGTCGCAAGAGTTAGAGCTTTACTGCGGAGGAGTTTACGTCATGGGGGACAAGTTCAACAAATTTATCGAACCAGTCATTTTACGGTTGATTTAGATCAGCATATTGCCACTCGTCAGCTAGACAATGAAGATTCAGAAATTTTAGATTTAACGACTCTAGAATTTAATTTACTTTCAACCTTTATGAGTTATCCTGGAAGAGTCTGGAGTCGAACTCAGTTAATTGATAAGCTTTGGGGAAATGATTTTTTTGGGGATGAAAGAGTCGTTGATACTCATATTCGACGATTACGCAAAAAAGTAGAACCCGATCCGGCTAATCCCAGTTTTATTAAAACGGTTATTGGGGTAGGGTATAAATTTGAAGATGACTAAACTTTTTAGAGTTAAACATGGTTAAGTTCAGTTTAGGAACTCGTTTATTTTTCTCTCATTTATTAGTGATGATGATGGGACTAGGCAGTTTTATCATTATGGCTAAATTCTCCTCTCCCCGAATGTTTGTTCTACGACTAGAACAGTTAGAAGAACATGGTTTAGTTACGGTTCGTTCTGCTCGAACTTATTTAGTCAGAGGGTTTGAAACAGCTTGGAATAGTAGCGCTTTTTGGTCTGTCATTTTTGGGGCAAGTACCGCAGGAGGGTTAAGTTATTTAGCCTCTAAACGGATTATGAAACCCTTAAAACAAATGAAAACCATTACCCAAAAATTTGCTTCAGGAGATTTACATGAAAGAGTTCCAGGCAGCGATATTCCAGAAATTAATCAATTAGCGATTAGTTTTAATCGTATGGCAAGCGGTTTAGAAGATGTGGAACAACGACGCAGAGAATTAATAAGCGATCTAACTCATGAATTACGAACCCCTTTAACTGTGGTTAGAGGGTATTTAGAACAGTTAGCAGATGACTCAATAGAACCGTCAACCGAACTTTATTTAAAGTTAGTTAAGGAAACTCGACGCTTAGAAAGATTGACCCATGATTTACAAGAACTTTCTAAAGCAGAAGCCGGATATTTAATTATTAAAACCCAACCGGTTCATCTCTACCCTTTATTACAATCTTTGGTAGAAAGATTTTCCGATCAATTATTAGATGAAGGCCCTATTTTAAAGTTAGATTGTCCTCCCGATTTACCGGCGGTTTTAGCGGATATAGACCGCACAGAACAAATTTTAGTCAATTTATTAGGCAATGCCTTAAGATACACTGAACAAGGGAGTATCATTCTCAAAGCTTGGACAGAAAAACAATCGGTTTGGATCGCTGTAATCGATACCGGAATAGGGATTGCTCAAGAAGATTTACCCTTCGTTTTTGAGCGCTTTTGGCGGGCCGATCGGTCTCGTTCTCGCTATTCTGGAGGCAGTGGGATAGGATTGGCGATCGTTCGTCGTTTAATTGAATTACAAAATGGTCGTATAGAAGTCGAAAGTGAATTAGGCACAGGGAGTATTTTCCGGTTTTGTCTTCCCATTGCTTGATATACTATTAATTATTTCCGAAAAAGGTAAGACTAATGTTAGTTCAAAAATTAGCTGAGTGTGAAGAATTTACCGCAGGAGATGGAACGTTATTACGAGAATTATTACATCCGGATAAACAACCGATCGCCCTACGTTATAGCCTAGCTCATGCTATTGTTCCTGTCGGTCAAACTTCTATTGTCCACTCTTTAACAACCTCAGAAGTCTATTATATGATTAGCGGTAAAGGAGAAATGCACATTGATGAAGAAGTGCAAAATGTAGAAGCCGGAGATGCAATTTATATCCCTCCCAATGCCAAACAATATATCCATAATAGCGGAAACGAACCTCTAATATTTATTTGTATTGTCGATCCGGCTTGGCGTAAAGAAGATGAAACGGTTTATTAATAAATAAGGGATAAGGGATAATTATTTTTTAATAAATAATTAGAAAATTGGGTTTAAAATAATTAATTATTAATTATTCTTTGTTGAACAGTCGTGGACGTTCAAGCTTATGATGAGTTAATGAGTTATTAAGAAAGCTTACACACACTATGAAACAATTACAAGATCAAGTGGCGTTGGTAACAGGGGCATCTAGAGGCATTGGCCGGGCTATTGCGATCGCCTTAGCAGCAGAAGGAGCAAAAGTAGTCGTTAATTATGCCCGTTCGAGTGGGGCAGCCGAAGACGTAGTTAAAGAGATCACCACAAACGACGGAGAAGCGATCGCCCTTCAAGCAGATGTGTCTAAAGCTGAGGAAGTAGAAGAACTCATTAAAAAAACTCTCGATAAATTTGGACGGATTGATATTTTAGTCAATAATGCTGGTATTACTAAAGATACTTTATTGATGCGGATGAAACCCGAAGACTGGCAAGCGGTGATCGATCTCAACTTAACTGGCGTATTTTTGTGTACTCGCGCCGTAACCAAACCGATGTTAAAACAACGGAGCGGGCGTATTATTAATATTGCCTCCGTCGCCGGACAAATGGGCAACCCAGGACAAGCTAATTATAGTGCCGCTAAAGCCGGAGTGATTGGATTTACAAAAACCGTTGCTAAAGAATTAGCCAGTCGAGGCATTACGGTTAATGCAGTCGCCCCCGGTTTTATCACTACCGATATGACTAGCGACCTCAAGTCTGAAGATATTCTAAAATTTATTCCTCTAGGACGATATGGACAACCGGAAGAAATTGCGGGGATGGTTCGCTTTCTGGCAGGGGATGCGGCAGCCGCTTACATCACCGGTCAAGTCTTTAACGTCGATGGCGGGATGGTAATGTAGTTGACAGTTGACAGTAAACAGTTAACAGTTATGTAGATTGATGATGTTGCTCTTTGACTGTTCACTGTTTACTGATAACTAAATTAGCACTCACGCCCTAAGAGTGCTAAATTTACTATTGGAGAGACAACGTCACAAAGGAAAAAAATGGCCAAAATCGTTTCTTTCAAAGATGAATCTAGAAGAGCCTTAGAAAGGGGAATTAACGCCCTTGCTGATGCGGTTAAGATTACCCTAGGCCCAAGAGGGCGCAATGTTCTACTAGAAAAGAAATTCGGCGCACCCCAAATTGTTAATGATGGGATCACCGTTGCCAAAGAAATTGACTTAGAAGATCCCCTAGAAAATACCGGGGCAAAACTGATCCAAGAAGTAGCATCTAAAACCAAAGATGTAGCCGGAGATGGCACAACTACTGCTACCGTTATCGCTCAAGCCCTGATTAAAGAAGGGTTAAGAAACGTTACCGCCGGGGCTAACCCCGTGGCCTTACGTCGTGGATTAGAAAAAATTACTAATTTCTTGGTTCAAGAAATTGAAAGCGTTGCTAAACCTGTCGAAATGGGAGAAGCGATCGCCCAAGTGGCTACCGTATCCGCCGGTAATGATGAAGAAGTCGGTCAGATGATCGCTTTAGCGATGGAAAAAGTGACCAAAGATGGAGTCATTACTGTTGAGGAGTCTAAGTCTCTGTCTACAGAATTAGATGTCGTTGAAGGGATGCAACTCGATCGCGGTTATATCTCTCCTTACTTTATTACGGATCAGGAACGCCAAATCACCGACTTCGATAATCCTTATATTCTGATCACCGATAAGAAAATTAGCGCGATCGCTGATTTAGTTCCTGTGCTGGAAACCGTAGCCCGTCAAGGCCGGGCGCTGTTAATTGTGGCGGAGGATGTAGAAGGAGAAGCCCTTGCTACCCTAGTCGTAAATAAGGCACGAGGAGTCTTAAATGTTGCGGCAATTAAAGCCCCGAGTTTTGGGGAACGACGCAAAGCCGCCTTACAAGATATCGCTATCCTCACCGGTGGGCGTGTTATTTCTGAAGAAATTGGCCTCAGTTTAGAAACCGTTACCCCCGATATGTTAGGTCAAGCGGTTAAAGTGACCGTTGATAAAGAAAATACCACCATCGTCGCGGGAGGAGATCATAAGGCGGATGTCCAAAAACGCATTGTCCAACTCCGCAAAGAATTAGAAGCGACTGACTCGGAATATGACACCGAAAAACTCCAAGAACGCATTGCTAAATTAGCGGGAGGAGTCGCGGTGATTAAAGTTGGGGCGGCTACGGAAACTGAACTGAAAGACAAAAAACTCCGCATTGAAGATGCTCTTAATGCTACTAAAGCGGCGGTAGCTGAGGGAATTGTTCCCGGTGGAGGCACTACGTTAATTCATCTGGCGGCTAAGGTTGTAGACTTTAAAAATACCTTAAGCAATGATGAGGAAAAAGTCGCTGCTGACATCATGGCTAAAGCTTTAGAAGCCCCTTTACGTCAATTAGCAGATAATGCAGGATTAGAAGGGTCTGTTATTGTGGAAGGAGTACGCAATACCGACTTTAACGTGGGATACAATGCGTTAACCGGTGAGTTTGAGGACTTGATCAAGGCGGGTATCATTGACCCGGCTAAAGTCGTCCGTTCTGCGCTGCAAAATGCCTCTTCTATTGCAGGGATGGTACTCACCACCGAAGCCTTAGTTGTTGAGAAGCCCGAAAAGCAAGCTCCCGCACCTGATATGGGCGGCATGGGCGGCATGGGCGGCATGGGTGGCATGGGCGGCATGGGCGGCATGGGCATGATGTAAGCCTAGCCCTCGTTACACCTCATTTTTAACCCCTCTTCTCCTGGGAGAGGGGATTTTAGGTTTTAAGACCTTAACAGATATATTCGTAGGTTTTTATGTTTAAATAATAGAATAAATAATAAGTAGGTGGACATATTTATATTGTAGGGTGGGCATCGCCCACCATTGGGACTAAATATGAAACAGGCTGAACATTTCTCTGTAATTTACAAAAATTAATTGAACTAATTTTATTTATGTTCTGGTACTTATATAGGTAAATAATTTTATCTAAAAGGAGAAAGATAAAGATAAAAATCCTCACTCTAAAAATACTGAAATAGATATCATTTTATATTACTAATTTTAAGTTTAGAGGAATCAGATCTTTTAATAAGTCGTTTTCTTGGAGAGTAACGATCTTGAATCAAGTCCCGATTTTTTGGGAGGAAAGACAGCATTTCATCATCAGGGACTTCTATAATTTCTCCATTTTTCATTAAAACTGTTGCCATGAAGCTACCTCCTGAATTCCTAGCTTAAGTTTAGATTAACATACTCATTCAAATTAACGTTAAAAAAAGACTCGTCAGAAATTTGGTCTTAAATCCTACAAGTCTTTTTATCAATTAAATTTGAGAGTTAAATATTCAATTTGTCAATAGGTATTAATAGCGATTATTACGGCGATAATTGCCACCACCACCAGAATTACGATTTTCCCGTTCTCTTGCTTTATTGACTTTTAATTCTCTTCCCATCCATTCTGCGCCATCGAGAGTGGCGATCGCAGCTTCTTCCATTTCGGCGGTTTCCATTTCTACGAAGGCAAAACCGCGACGTTTACCGGTTTCTCTGTCGGTGGGGAGATAGACTCGGTTTACTTTACCATAATCGGCAAAGACTTCTGTGAGATGCTTGTCTTCAACCTCATGGGGTAAATTTCCGACGTAAATTGACATAACGATGTCTCCTGATTTACTTAAGATGTGCAGCGAGATGAAATTTCGGAGACTGACCTGTGAAATAATAACACGCTTCTACGAAACACTATTAAAACCAAGAAAGTTCAACGATTTTTTTCTCTGTGACTATCATAGCACAAAATTGACGTTGATGAACTTGATTAATACTTAACTCCTTGACCTATTTGGGCGAGAATACTTAAAAAACCCTATTCTCATACCAACAGAGCTAACTCTATGCTAAAAATCCTTTTCAAACCTCTCCCCTGTTGTCCTAGAGAGGGTATAGAGTACGGTTATCCCCATTGATTGGGGTGGGCAATCCCAGACACAAAACATAACCTAATCAGGCAAAATCAAGAGATAGAATTAGTGAATCTCTCGATCGTCTCATCTTCACCTTAACCGAGATAATCGAGGCAACTCAACCCATATTTGAACTTTAGAGCAAGATAAACTTATGACGGTACTAGAAAAAGGCAATATTACCATTCATACAGAGAATATTTTTCCCATTATCAAAAAATCTCTCTATACCGATCATGAAATATTTTTACGGGAATTAATCTCTAACTCCGTTGATGCTATCTCGAAGCTGAAAATGGCATCTTTATCGGGAGATTTTAAACAGGAAGTAACAGAACCCGAAATTGTCATTAGTGTTGATAAAGAAAACAAAACTCTCTCTATCTCCGATAATGGAATAGGGATGACTGTAGAAGAAGTCAAAAAATATATTAACCAAGTCGCCTTTTCTAGCGCGGAAGATTTTATCAATAAATATCAAAAAAGCGCTAATGATTTTATTGGTCATTTTGGATTAGGGTTTTATTCTGCCTTTATGGTGGCTAAAAAGGTAGAAATTGATACCCTATCTTACCAAGAAGGAGCGCAAGCGGTTCACTGGTCTTGTGATGGATCTCCAGAATTTGAGTTAAGTGACTCTTCCCGAACTGAAGTGGGAACAACAGTTACTCTAACCTTACTCGATGATGAACAAGAATATCTCGAACCGTCACGGATTAGACAATTAGTTAAAACTTATTCAGATTTTATCCCCGTTCCGATTAAATTTGAAGGGGAACAAATCAATAAACAAAAAGCTCTTTGGAAAGAGTCGCCCCAAAATCTCAAGGATGAAGATTATTTAGAGTTCTATCGTTATTTATATCCTTTCCAAGAAGATCCTTTACTGTGGGTTCATTTAAATACGGATTATCCGTTTCTCCTCAATGGTATTCTCTATTTTCCCAAACTTAGACCGGATGTTGATGTCTCTAAAGGACAAATAAAACTCTTTTGTAATCAAGTTTTTGTCAGCGATCATTGTGAAGAAATTATCCCGGAATTTTTGATGCCTTTGCGAGGGGTGATCGATAGTCCGGATATTCCTCTTAATGTTTCTCGGAGTGCCTTAACCAATCATCGCACTGTTCGCCGCATTGCTGATTTTATCTCCAAAAAAATTGCCGATCGCTTAAAATCTCTCTACAATGAAAATGCCCAAGACTATATTCGGTGTTGGGAAGATGTAGGGACTTTTGTTAAATATGGTTCTCTCAAAGAGGATAAATTTAAGAAACAGGTAGAAGATATTCTCATCTATCGTACCACTTATAAACCAACAGAAAACGAGAGTAAATCTGAGAGCGAAACTCCTAAAGTTGAAGTTCAAGGCGCAGAAGAAGATATCTGGCAAGATGTCTCACAAGAAAAACAAGACAGTGATAGTCCTTTAGTGGCTATTGAAAAACAGGGTTATACAACACTTCAATCTTATTTAGATCGTAATCAAGAGCGTCACGAAAATCGAGTTTTTTACTGTACTGATGCCTCTACCCAAGCGACTTACGTTCAATTGTACAAAAATCAGGGGTTAGAAGTTCTTTATTTTGACTCATTCATCGATACTAATTACTTTATTCCTTTCTTGGAGAGAGAATATGATAAAGTCAAATTTTCTCGCGTAGACTCGGAATTAGATCAAACTTTATTACAAGAAGATAAAAGTAATGAAATCGTTGATCCGGCTACTAATAAAACCCGTAGCGAACAAATCAAAGAATTGTTTGAAAAAGCCCTCGATAATCCTAAACTGAATATTAAAACTGAGGCGCTTAAATCTGATGATCCTCAAGGCACTCCCCCGGCTATGGTATTATTACCGGAAGCGATGCGACGACTCCAGGAAATGACGGCTTTATATCAACAGCAAGCCTTAGCTTTTCCAGAAGAACATATTCTCATGATTAATACCGCCCATCCCTTAATTGATAATATTTTGAAACTCAATCAAGGGAGTATTGTGACGGGTAGCGGAGAGTCTCCCTCTGCTAAAATGGCTAAAATGTTATGTCAGCACGTTTATGATTTAGCCTTGATGTCTCAAAAAGGGTTTGATGCTCAGGGAATGAAATCCTTTGTCGAACGGTCTAATCAAGTGTTAACCCATCTGACAGAGAAACTATAATAATAACATCTGTAGGGGCGTTTTATCTCGCGTCTCTACTGAGATGACCAAAGACGATCTAAACTAGAAAGGTTGGATGTCTAGAACAAGCGAGGTAAAATAATGGCCCGTCACTGTGAATTAACTGGAAAAAAAGCGAACAATGCTTTTAGCATCTCCCACTCTCACCGCCGTACTAAACGGTTACAACACGCCAATTTACAATGGAAACGAATTTGGTGGGAAGAAGGAAAACGCTGGGTAAAACTACGTTTATCCACTAAAGCCATTAAAACCCTAGAAAAGAAAGGGTTAGCATCAATGGCGAAAGAAGCTGGGATTAATTTAAACCAGTATTAAAAGGTAATTTAACGGATAGGGAAGGAGAGGGGGTGAATAGTGCGGATGTGCTTTCACCCAGATCCCTTTTCCATACCTACCTTTTTAGCCTTTATTTAAGCAGAATTTACACAAAATTGCTCAGATCATCGGGTTTAACTCCGGAAAAAATCACTATAAATACTCATGCGTTTAAACCCCCCATTAGGAAATAATAGAATTGTGATTTAGATAGCAGTTTTGAGAAAAATCACACTAAGGACTAATTTGTATTTACAAGGAGTGATAGTTGGGTTAGGTTAGGTACAGGGATAAACGGAAAGAGGCACAAATAACTTATGGCTTATCCCTATTCCTAACTTTTTTTCTTTATAAATCCAAAGATTATCAATTTTATAGATAAATATAGACTAATTTAGTGATGTATGTAAACTTTCATCCTAAATTATCACAATTATTCAGTATAATTAAAGATTAATCAAATTCTATTCAAAAAGCGACAGAGGAATTAGTCGCCTCCCGTCGAGAAACAATTCATCAGAGTCTATTATCATTAATAATGGATCACTGATGAGTGTAGAAGCCCGGTGTAATGCTCAAGAAACTCACACACAAAACCTCTCTTTTAGCCCTTGGATCAGGAACAGTTCTCGTTGCTGTGGTTGGATTGGTCGGATTATCTCCTAAAATAATAGAACGAGTAGAAAATTGGCGACAAACCAGTCAACTCGCCGAACAAGAAAACCTTGATTATCCTTCCATCGTTCTCAAATTAGTTAATCTCTCTCCTGAAGACAGA belongs to Gloeothece citriformis PCC 7424 and includes:
- a CDS encoding RNA recognition motif domain-containing protein, with the protein product MSIYVGNLPHEVEDKHLTEVFADYGKVNRVYLPTDRETGKRRGFAFVEMETAEMEEAAIATLDGAEWMGRELKVNKARERENRNSGGGGNYRRNNRY
- the rpmB gene encoding 50S ribosomal protein L28 is translated as MARHCELTGKKANNAFSISHSHRRTKRLQHANLQWKRIWWEEGKRWVKLRLSTKAIKTLEKKGLASMAKEAGINLNQY
- the htpG gene encoding molecular chaperone HtpG, with protein sequence MTVLEKGNITIHTENIFPIIKKSLYTDHEIFLRELISNSVDAISKLKMASLSGDFKQEVTEPEIVISVDKENKTLSISDNGIGMTVEEVKKYINQVAFSSAEDFINKYQKSANDFIGHFGLGFYSAFMVAKKVEIDTLSYQEGAQAVHWSCDGSPEFELSDSSRTEVGTTVTLTLLDDEQEYLEPSRIRQLVKTYSDFIPVPIKFEGEQINKQKALWKESPQNLKDEDYLEFYRYLYPFQEDPLLWVHLNTDYPFLLNGILYFPKLRPDVDVSKGQIKLFCNQVFVSDHCEEIIPEFLMPLRGVIDSPDIPLNVSRSALTNHRTVRRIADFISKKIADRLKSLYNENAQDYIRCWEDVGTFVKYGSLKEDKFKKQVEDILIYRTTYKPTENESKSESETPKVEVQGAEEDIWQDVSQEKQDSDSPLVAIEKQGYTTLQSYLDRNQERHENRVFYCTDASTQATYVQLYKNQGLEVLYFDSFIDTNYFIPFLEREYDKVKFSRVDSELDQTLLQEDKSNEIVDPATNKTRSEQIKELFEKALDNPKLNIKTEALKSDDPQGTPPAMVLLPEAMRRLQEMTALYQQQALAFPEEHILMINTAHPLIDNILKLNQGSIVTGSGESPSAKMAKMLCQHVYDLALMSQKGFDAQGMKSFVERSNQVLTHLTEKL
- a CDS encoding cupin domain-containing protein, translated to MLVQKLAECEEFTAGDGTLLRELLHPDKQPIALRYSLAHAIVPVGQTSIVHSLTTSEVYYMISGKGEMHIDEEVQNVEAGDAIYIPPNAKQYIHNSGNEPLIFICIVDPAWRKEDETVY
- a CDS encoding NACHT domain-containing protein; this encodes MGKRSLKASSRGTQLAKEAFEKKGWTQEQLAEAVGLSSRQSVWKFFTGRPIERYLFKEMCFQLDLKWEDIADLPQGERPGSEDSGSLNQLGVQGWVNWLRSQLREQILTQCNTLQSPLVQTQPLLEQIYVLTNILPQPSNQRWLEVSDFRTVQTPMERPTLGSFEQQAISGMEIVAQHERLMILGKPGAGKTTFLQYIALQCIQGQYKADLVPFLLPLRSWMTELPEEENFSLFNVVLRLGARYNLTIEKTITLLEEGKFLLLLDGLDEVSEEETETIFREINQFLTTYYKNPIIITSRTGFQKYYFQGFTYVELAEFNANQIEIFVQKWFIATENNPEEGLQKAQQFLEQLALPHNQPIRELCVTPILLNLLCSVFREKSTFPSKRAKLYQAGLDILLQRWDQARGIHRDQIYRHLSLSS
- a CDS encoding NACHT C-terminal helical domain 2-containing protein, which gives rise to MDLENKFSLTPAFKKAFQQLKAELPDLEENKQEILIWWQIQGQDWIKHFRKLLLEYRQIGYDWQLSPQQKEATQQYYRANEFLIECLNSDCQVSPEIREDIEENLLLPLPPKLNHER
- a CDS encoding sensor histidine kinase; the protein is MVKFSLGTRLFFSHLLVMMMGLGSFIIMAKFSSPRMFVLRLEQLEEHGLVTVRSARTYLVRGFETAWNSSAFWSVIFGASTAGGLSYLASKRIMKPLKQMKTITQKFASGDLHERVPGSDIPEINQLAISFNRMASGLEDVEQRRRELISDLTHELRTPLTVVRGYLEQLADDSIEPSTELYLKLVKETRRLERLTHDLQELSKAEAGYLIIKTQPVHLYPLLQSLVERFSDQLLDEGPILKLDCPPDLPAVLADIDRTEQILVNLLGNALRYTEQGSIILKAWTEKQSVWIAVIDTGIGIAQEDLPFVFERFWRADRSRSRYSGGSGIGLAIVRRLIELQNGRIEVESELGTGSIFRFCLPIA
- a CDS encoding response regulator, giving the protein MNILIVEDEPEIAQLIRETLERENFSCQIAKSGTQALEIFGQLQPDLIILDLMLPGLDGLEVCTRIRQKPGAKDPYILMLTARGEEIDRIIGLSTGADDYLVKPFSPIELVARVRALLRRSLRHGGQVQQIYRTSHFTVDLDQHIATRQLDNEDSEILDLTTLEFNLLSTFMSYPGRVWSRTQLIDKLWGNDFFGDERVVDTHIRRLRKKVEPDPANPSFIKTVIGVGYKFEDD
- the fabG gene encoding 3-oxoacyl-[acyl-carrier-protein] reductase, coding for MKQLQDQVALVTGASRGIGRAIAIALAAEGAKVVVNYARSSGAAEDVVKEITTNDGEAIALQADVSKAEEVEELIKKTLDKFGRIDILVNNAGITKDTLLMRMKPEDWQAVIDLNLTGVFLCTRAVTKPMLKQRSGRIINIASVAGQMGNPGQANYSAAKAGVIGFTKTVAKELASRGITVNAVAPGFITTDMTSDLKSEDILKFIPLGRYGQPEEIAGMVRFLAGDAAAAYITGQVFNVDGGMVM
- the groL gene encoding chaperonin GroEL (60 kDa chaperone family; promotes refolding of misfolded polypeptides especially under stressful conditions; forms two stacked rings of heptamers to form a barrel-shaped 14mer; ends can be capped by GroES; misfolded proteins enter the barrel where they are refolded when GroES binds) yields the protein MAKIVSFKDESRRALERGINALADAVKITLGPRGRNVLLEKKFGAPQIVNDGITVAKEIDLEDPLENTGAKLIQEVASKTKDVAGDGTTTATVIAQALIKEGLRNVTAGANPVALRRGLEKITNFLVQEIESVAKPVEMGEAIAQVATVSAGNDEEVGQMIALAMEKVTKDGVITVEESKSLSTELDVVEGMQLDRGYISPYFITDQERQITDFDNPYILITDKKISAIADLVPVLETVARQGRALLIVAEDVEGEALATLVVNKARGVLNVAAIKAPSFGERRKAALQDIAILTGGRVISEEIGLSLETVTPDMLGQAVKVTVDKENTTIVAGGDHKADVQKRIVQLRKELEATDSEYDTEKLQERIAKLAGGVAVIKVGAATETELKDKKLRIEDALNATKAAVAEGIVPGGGTTLIHLAAKVVDFKNTLSNDEEKVAADIMAKALEAPLRQLADNAGLEGSVIVEGVRNTDFNVGYNALTGEFEDLIKAGIIDPAKVVRSALQNASSIAGMVLTTEALVVEKPEKQAPAPDMGGMGGMGGMGGMGGMGGMGMM